Proteins found in one Deltaproteobacteria bacterium genomic segment:
- a CDS encoding site-2 protease family protein, with protein MFDPAETIQRLTIIAVPFLLGITCHEVAHGYVSWLLGDPTAKDAGRLSLNPLKHLDVMGTLVLVMTQMIGWAKPVPIDPTFYRNPRKGIVLVSLAG; from the coding sequence ATGTTCGATCCGGCCGAAACCATTCAGCGCCTGACCATCATCGCCGTGCCTTTTCTCCTCGGCATCACCTGCCATGAAGTGGCCCACGGCTATGTCTCCTGGCTCCTGGGCGACCCCACGGCCAAGGACGCCGGTCGTCTAAGCCTGAACCCCCTCAAGCATCTTGATGTCATGGGCACTCTGGTCCTGGTCATGACCCAGATGATCGGATGGGCCAAGCCCGTGCCCATCGACCCGACCTTCTATCGGAATCCCCGCAAGGGCATCGTCCTGGTCAGCCTGGCCGG
- a CDS encoding 16S rRNA (uracil(1498)-N(3))-methyltransferase, with translation MVRPHRFYIPPEEWSSPWVLRGTEAAHAAKSLRCRPGDEVAGFDGQGRTGIFRVLGFKSGEVKLELLAEEEFVRSASGLVLALGWTKGLRRGWLLEKAAELGAEALWFWSASRSQGRIPGDGKGAWLGQVLAGAKQSGNPFLPKIEVLPGGAEALAARAGSFDQAIVLWEGLGEAGSVLDQNSFRTGRCLAVVGPEGGLTSLEVETLIRGGCRPAGLGSRILRWETAALVCLVLAHLAQISAGAGTESPQ, from the coding sequence ATGGTCCGGCCGCACAGATTTTATATTCCCCCGGAGGAGTGGTCCTCTCCCTGGGTTTTGAGGGGAACCGAGGCGGCGCATGCCGCGAAGTCGTTACGTTGCAGGCCTGGAGACGAAGTCGCGGGGTTCGACGGCCAGGGTCGGACGGGTATTTTTCGGGTCCTCGGTTTCAAGAGCGGTGAGGTCAAACTGGAGCTCTTGGCCGAGGAGGAATTTGTCAGGTCGGCGTCAGGTCTGGTTCTGGCCCTGGGCTGGACCAAAGGCTTGCGCCGGGGCTGGCTTCTAGAAAAGGCGGCCGAACTGGGGGCCGAGGCTCTCTGGTTCTGGTCGGCTTCCCGCTCCCAGGGGCGGATACCAGGCGATGGCAAAGGGGCCTGGCTGGGCCAAGTCCTGGCCGGTGCCAAGCAGTCGGGCAACCCCTTCTTGCCAAAGATCGAGGTCCTGCCGGGCGGGGCCGAAGCCTTGGCGGCCAGGGCCGGTTCCTTTGACCAGGCCATCGTACTCTGGGAAGGCCTCGGGGAGGCCGGATCGGTCCTCGACCAGAACTCGTTTCGGACCGGACGTTGTCTGGCCGTGGTCGGCCCGGAGGGAGGTCTGACATCCTTGGAGGTCGAGACTCTGATCCGGGGCGGGTGTCGGCCTGCAGGGCTTGGATCGAGAATTCTGCGCTGGGAAACCGCGGCCCTGGTCTGCCTGGTCCTGGCCCATCTGGCCCAGATATCCGCAGGGGCGGGCACAGAAAGCCCGCAATGA